AGGCGAGCGCCCGGCTGTCGGCCGCCACGGCCGCCGAAGCGGGCGTCAAGGACGGCGACGTCCTCGCGGTAACCGGCCCCGCCGGCACCGTGGAACTCCCGCTCCGGATCACCGACATGCCCGACCGCGTCGTCTGGCTCCCGCTGAACTCCACCGGCTCCGGCGTCCTCGCCGACACCGGAGCCCGCCCGGGCACCCTCGTACGCATCGGCCCGGCGACCCCGGCCGGCGCAGGCGACACCACTGCGGAGGTGGGCGCGTGAACACCGTTCAACTCGCTGCCGAGGACCTGTCCCTCTTCGGACGGGACGTCTGGTGGCTCGTCCTCCTCAAGGCGGTGTTCTGCTTCGCCTTCCTGATGGTGACGGTGCTCTTCTCCATCGTGTGGGAGCGCAAGGTCGTCGCCTGGATGCAGCTGCGCATCGGCCCCAACCGGCACGGCCCCTGGGGCATGCTCCAGTCGCTCGCCGACGGCGTGAAGCTGATGCTCAAGGAAGACATCGTCGTCAAGCGGGCCGACAAGGTCGTCTACGTCCTGGCCCCGATCATCGCGGCGATCCCGGCCTTCATGGCCATCGCGGTGATCCCCTTCGGCCCGGCCGGCAACGAGGTCTCCATCTTCGGCCAGCGCACCTCGATGCAGCTGACCGACCTGCCCATCGCGATGCTCTACATCCTCGCGGTGGCCTCGGTCGGCATCTACGGCATCGTCCTGGCGGGCTGGTCCTCCGGTTCGACCTATCCGCTGCTCGGCGGCCTGCGCTCCTGCGCGCAGATGATCTCCTACGAGATCGCGATGGGCGCGGCCTTCGCGTCGGTCTTCCTCTACTCCGGGTCGATGTCGACCTCGGCGATCGTGGAGGCCCAGCAGGACCGCTGGTTCATCGTGCTGCTGCCGGTGTCCTTCATCATCTACGTCGTCACCATGGTCGGCGAGACGAACCGCGCCCCCTTCGACATGCCGGAGTCCGAGGGCGACCTCGTCGGCGGCTTCAACACCGAGTACTCGTCGATCAAGTTCGCGCTGTTCATGCTGGCCGAGTACGTCAACATGGTCACGGTCTCGGCGGTCTCGGTCACCCTGTTCCTGGGCGGCTGGCGGGCCCCGTACCCGATCAGCTCCTTCTGGGAGGGCGCCAACCACGGCTGGTGGCCGCTGCTCTGGTTCGTCCTGAAGGTGCAGCTGCTCCTCTTCTTCTTCATCTGGCTGCGCGGCACGCTCCCCCGCGTGCGCTACGACCAGCTGATGAAGCTCGGCTGGAAGGTCCTGATCCCGGTCTCCGTGGTCTGGCTGATGATGGTCGCCACCGTCCGGGCCCTGCGCAACGAGGCGTACGAGATCGCGGACATCGCCCTCTACGTCGGCGGTGCCGTCGTGGCGATCCTGCTGCTCTCCCTCGTCGCCGACGTCTTCCGCGACCGGCGCGAGAAGGCCGCGGCCGCGGAGGCGGCCAAGGACACCGAGCCCTTCGACCCGCTGGCGGGCGGCTTCCCCGTACCGCCCAAGCCCGGCCAGCACCTGGCACCCGTACCGCGCAGGCGGCCCCGCAGCGAGCGGGAGCTGATCGCCAGCGGCGGAACGAACCCCGACAGCGACCGAGAGGAGGCTTGAGAAATGTCTGACGAGAAGTGGCAGAACCCGGTGGCCGGCTTCGGCGTGACCTTCAAGGCCATGTTCAAGAAGCGCCTCACCGAGCAGTACCCGGAGCAGCAGAAGACGACCGCCCCGCGCTTCCACGGACGGCATCAGCTCAACCGGCACCCCGACGGTCTGGAGAAGTGCATCGGGTGCGAGCTGTGCGCCTGGGCCTGTCCCGCCGACGCCATCTACGTCGAAGGCGCGGACAACACCGAGGAGGAGCGCTACTCCCCGGGCGAGCGGTACGGCCGCGTCTACCAGATCAACTACGCCCGCTGCATCCTGTGCGGGCTGTGCGTCGAGGCGTGCCCGACCCGGGCGCTGACCATGACGAACGAGTTCGAACTGGCCGACGCCAGCCGCGAGTCGCTCATCTACACCAAGGAGCAGCTGCTCGCCGGGCTGAGCGAGGGCATGGTCGAGGCCCCGCACTCGATCTTCCCCGGCACCGACGAGCAGGACTACTACCGCGGACTGGTGACGGGGGCCGCCCCGGGCACGGTCCGGCAGGTGGCGGTCTCCAAGGGCGAGGAGCCGGCGGACGCGGCCGGCGGCACCGCGGCGGAGGTGGGGGCATGAGCGCCATCGCCGCGACCGCCACCTCCGGCGGTGAGGCCGTGCAGTTCTGGATCCTCGGCACGATCGCCGTCATCGGCGCGCTGGCCACGATCCTCATGAAGAGGGCCGTGCACAGCGCACTCAGCCTCGCCGGGACGATGATCATCCTGGCCGTCTTCTACCTCGCCAACGGTGCGTACTTCCTGGGCGTCGTCCAGGTCATCGTCTACACCGGCGCGATCATGATGCTCTTCCTCTTCGTGGTCATGCTCGTCGGCGTCACCGCCGCCGACTCCCTGAAGGAGACCATCAAGGGCCAGCGCTGGCTGGCCGTCCTGTGCGGCCTCGGCTTCGGCATCCTGCTGTTCGCCGGGATCGGGCACGCCGGACTGGGCCAGTTCAACGGACTCGGCCGGATCAACTCCGCCGGGCACGTCGAGGGCCTGGCGCAGCTGATCTTCACCAAGTACGTCTTCGCCTTCGAGATCACCGGCGCGCTGCTGATCACCGCAGCCGTCGGCGCGATGGTGCTCACCCACCGCGAGCGCACCGAACGGGCCGCGACCCAGCGTGAGCTGGCCGAGCGCCGCGTACGCGAGGGCGTGCAGCTCCCGCCGCTGCCCGCGCCCGGCGTCTACGCCCGGCACAACGCGGTGGACGTGCCCGGCCTGCTGCCGGACGGCACCCCGTCCGAGCTGACCGTCAGCAAGACGCTGCGCGCCCGCGGCCAGATCCGCGACGTCTCCGGCGAGGCGCTCGACGACCTCAAGGCGCTGGAGCAGCGCTCCGCGGAGCGCCTCGGCCGTGAGGAGGCCTCGAAGTGAATCCGGTCAACTACCTGTACCTGGCGGCCCTGCTGTTCACCATCGGCGCCACCGGAGTGCTGATCCGCAGGAACGCGATCGTGCTGTTCATGTGCGTCGAGCTGATGCTCAACGCCTGCAACCTCGCCTTCGTCGCGTTCTCGCGGATGCACGGCAACCTCGACGGCCAGATCATCGCCTTCTTCACGATGGTCGTCGCCGCCGCGGAGGTCGTGGTCGGCCTGGCGATCATCGTGTCGCTGTTCCGTACCCGCCACTCGGCCTCGGTCGACGACGCCAGCCTGATGAAGCTGTAAGGGGTCGCTGTGGAGAACCTGATTGCGCTGCTGATCGCGGCGCCCCTGCTCGGAGCGGTGGTGCTGCTCTGCGGCGGCCGCCGCCTCGACAAGACCGGCCACTGGCTCGGGACGCTGCTCGCGGCCGTCTCCTTCGGGATCGGCGTCGTGCTGTTCGCCGACATGCTGGGGCGCGGCGCCGACGACCGGACGCTGACGCAGCACCTGTACACCTGGATCCCCGTCGAGGGATTCCAGGCGGACATGGCCTTCCAGCTGGACCAGCTGTCGATGACCTTCGTCCTGCTGATCTCGGGCGTCGGCACGCTCATCCACGTGTACTCGATCGGGTACATGGAGCACGACGAGCGCCGCCGCCGCTTCTTCGGCTACCTCAACCTGTTCGTCGCGGCCATGCTGCTGCTGGTCCTCGCCGACAACTACCTGCTGCTGTACTTCGGCTGGGAGGGCGTCGGCCTCGCCTCGTACCTGCTGATCGGCTTCTGGCAGCACAAGCCCAGCGCGGCCACCGCCGCGAAGAAGGCCTTCCTGGTCAACCGCGTCGGCGACATGGGCCTGTCGATCGCGATCATGCTGATGTTCACCACGTTCGGGACCTTCGCCTTCACGCCGGTGTTCGGCGCGGTCGGGGAGACCTCGGAGGGCATGCTCACCGCCATCGGCCTGATGCTGCTGCTGGCCGCCTGCGGCAAGTCGGCGCAGGTGCCGCTGCAGTCCTGGCTCGGGGACGCGATGGAGGGCCCGACCCCGGTCTCGGCCCTCATCCACGCCGCCACCATGGTGACCGCCGGCGTCTACCTGATCGTCCGCTCCGCGGCGGTCTTCAACGGCGCACCGGACGCGCAGCTGGTCGTCACCGTCGTGGGCGCGGTCACGCTGCTCTTCGGTGCGATCGTCGGTTGCGCGAAGGACGACATCAAGAAGGCCCTGGCCGGCTCGACGATGTCGCAGATCGGCTACATGATCCTCGCCGCGGGCCTCGGTCCGATCGGGTACGTCTTCGCGATCATGCACCTGGTGACGCACGGCTTCTTCAAGGCCGGTCTCTTCCTCGGCGCGGGTTCCGTGATGCACGGGATGAACGACGAGGTCGACATGCGCAAGTACGGGGGCCTGCGGAAGTACATGCCGGTCACCTTCGTCACCTTCGGCCTCGGCTATCTGGCGATCATCGGCTTCCCGGGCCTGTCCGGCT
This DNA window, taken from Streptomyces sp. TN58, encodes the following:
- the nuoH gene encoding NADH-quinone oxidoreductase subunit NuoH translates to MNTVQLAAEDLSLFGRDVWWLVLLKAVFCFAFLMVTVLFSIVWERKVVAWMQLRIGPNRHGPWGMLQSLADGVKLMLKEDIVVKRADKVVYVLAPIIAAIPAFMAIAVIPFGPAGNEVSIFGQRTSMQLTDLPIAMLYILAVASVGIYGIVLAGWSSGSTYPLLGGLRSCAQMISYEIAMGAAFASVFLYSGSMSTSAIVEAQQDRWFIVLLPVSFIIYVVTMVGETNRAPFDMPESEGDLVGGFNTEYSSIKFALFMLAEYVNMVTVSAVSVTLFLGGWRAPYPISSFWEGANHGWWPLLWFVLKVQLLLFFFIWLRGTLPRVRYDQLMKLGWKVLIPVSVVWLMMVATVRALRNEAYEIADIALYVGGAVVAILLLSLVADVFRDRREKAAAAEAAKDTEPFDPLAGGFPVPPKPGQHLAPVPRRRPRSERELIASGGTNPDSDREEA
- the nuoI gene encoding NADH-quinone oxidoreductase subunit NuoI produces the protein MSDEKWQNPVAGFGVTFKAMFKKRLTEQYPEQQKTTAPRFHGRHQLNRHPDGLEKCIGCELCAWACPADAIYVEGADNTEEERYSPGERYGRVYQINYARCILCGLCVEACPTRALTMTNEFELADASRESLIYTKEQLLAGLSEGMVEAPHSIFPGTDEQDYYRGLVTGAAPGTVRQVAVSKGEEPADAAGGTAAEVGA
- a CDS encoding NADH-quinone oxidoreductase subunit J, translating into MSAIAATATSGGEAVQFWILGTIAVIGALATILMKRAVHSALSLAGTMIILAVFYLANGAYFLGVVQVIVYTGAIMMLFLFVVMLVGVTAADSLKETIKGQRWLAVLCGLGFGILLFAGIGHAGLGQFNGLGRINSAGHVEGLAQLIFTKYVFAFEITGALLITAAVGAMVLTHRERTERAATQRELAERRVREGVQLPPLPAPGVYARHNAVDVPGLLPDGTPSELTVSKTLRARGQIRDVSGEALDDLKALEQRSAERLGREEASK
- the nuoK gene encoding NADH-quinone oxidoreductase subunit NuoK; translation: MNPVNYLYLAALLFTIGATGVLIRRNAIVLFMCVELMLNACNLAFVAFSRMHGNLDGQIIAFFTMVVAAAEVVVGLAIIVSLFRTRHSASVDDASLMKL
- the nuoL gene encoding NADH-quinone oxidoreductase subunit L, producing the protein MENLIALLIAAPLLGAVVLLCGGRRLDKTGHWLGTLLAAVSFGIGVVLFADMLGRGADDRTLTQHLYTWIPVEGFQADMAFQLDQLSMTFVLLISGVGTLIHVYSIGYMEHDERRRRFFGYLNLFVAAMLLLVLADNYLLLYFGWEGVGLASYLLIGFWQHKPSAATAAKKAFLVNRVGDMGLSIAIMLMFTTFGTFAFTPVFGAVGETSEGMLTAIGLMLLLAACGKSAQVPLQSWLGDAMEGPTPVSALIHAATMVTAGVYLIVRSAAVFNGAPDAQLVVTVVGAVTLLFGAIVGCAKDDIKKALAGSTMSQIGYMILAAGLGPIGYVFAIMHLVTHGFFKAGLFLGAGSVMHGMNDEVDMRKYGGLRKYMPVTFVTFGLGYLAIIGFPGLSGFFSKDMIIEAAFAKGGTEGWILGGVTLLGAGITAFYMTRVMLLTFFGEKRWQPDADGHEPHPHESPKSMTIPMVILAFGSVFAGGFFEIGERFLTWLEPVTGYSHGNPPVSAMTVTAATMVMLLAGVGTAWAMYGKRPVPVVAPRGSFLTRAARRDLYQDDFNHVVLVRGGEHLTRSLVYVDHSLVDGVVNGTAASVGGLSGRLRKLQNGYARSYAVSMFGGTAILIAATLLMRAV